The genomic window GGCTTGCGCAGGCACAAGCAAGTAGAGTCCCACGTGTgagacagagaaaagaagttgacgagggggggaggaagatgCGAGGAGGCACCACAGGACGCAAGAAGAGGCGGGGAatccatacacacacacacaaggaaCTCAGAGATTAACGAAAAATGGGAAAGATAGTCCAAACTAGGGGGAGGGTATATTGAAGGGTAGGAGTgagcaaagaggagagagaggcaagtgATACTGCTACACAGTCcgaggaaagaaagaaatgTAACCCATAAGCAAAACCAACagtacacagagaggggagggagcagcagcagcagtagcaaaACACAAACAACAACGAAGGGGCTGCGCGTCTCCTCGTTTATGTAAAACCTCCTTGAAGTTGACGAGCTGTGCGATGAGTCGTGGGCGCTTAtgctcctcttttccgctGTTGTCAATTGTATATCGCGGGTTCAGgtcttttttccttttcgtatGCCTGTGGTCTCACAAGGAttgcatatatatatatatatatatatatatatatggaTGCCGAGGACCAGAGATGTGAAAGAAAACAACGCCAGAGGGAGTGAGTGTGAGGAGAGACGAGGCGGCGTTTGGAGCACAATAataaaaaaaggagagcacaGACATGACACagatggaaagagagagagcagaaaggTGGAGCAGCGTCACCTTGAGGTACACGGTGAAACGGTGCATGTTGTCAGCATATGCTTGATTGCATCCACCGGATCGGGGGGCGCCCGTGCACGCCAGCTTGGATACACTCCAGTATGAACCACTTCAAAGGTAAAGTTGTCCCTTGCCTTGGGGTTGTTCGAGCCAATGGGCTCCCACCGACATTTCCGCTTCTGGCCACATATGCAGCCTCCTAGCCTCACTACGCAGAACATGAACGGCCCCTCAACCACGacgagcagcgccagcgcttTGTCATCGGTTTTTCTCCCATCCCgtgggtgcgctgcgcttcaAGCGTACTGCTCATGTGGTTTATGAGAGTATCTTAGCCTCTTTTCATTTCTGCGTCTGTTCTTTTCGCTTGTTCTCCCCTTTGCAGATTTAATGAGAAACGGGTGCATCGCATGGCAAACAGGCATTGGTGATCAGCGCTTGCACGCTTTGGGCTCCTTCTTGATGTTTTTCAGTATGCACTTGCCCACTCATCCAACTTANNNNNNNNNNNNNNNNNNNNNNNNNNNNNNNNNNNNNNNNNNNNNNNNNNNNNNNNNNNNNNNNNNNNNNNNNNNNNNNNNNNNNNNNNNNNNNNNNNNNCCACACATGCCAGCAACGGCGCTCATCGTCAGAAAGGGAAGCGAAAAAAGCAAAGGAGGTGACACCGCTCTGCACGACCAGAGCAAGGGGGAGGTACTGCGATCACCATGCCGCACCACGAGCCTAAACGTGCGCCTGAGAAGCACCAAGGCTGCAGAGACGGGAGAGACGCGAAGCGGTCGTGAAGAGACAGGtacgagagaaagagaagaagagaccACCTAATGACCAGTCCTGaacccacacacataaaTACACACGTACATGAACGACGCCAACTGAAGAGCCGAAGCAAATCAACGCAGAATAAGAGAGAACCAGCGAAACAACGCTGAACAAGGAAGGGACAGGCGAAAAGGGCCGTGTCACCGACTCGCTCCTCCGTGTCCTGTGCTCGTATCTATGGGTGACGTAGCCAGCGGGAGGCACAGCACAcacccaaacacacacacccaatTACTCACCTTGCACACTCTGCATAACCCCATCGCAGTAGCTTCGCTGATTCGAAGGCGCACAGTCTCAAAATAaagcgcacgtacacacagagagagagacacacgccaGAGGAACTAACGGGGTACTGCTCAGGGGGAAGCGAGCGGCATGACCGCaagaagaggtgaagagaggggaaagaaaggctgtgtggtggtgtgtgccTATTGGAAAATTGAAGAAAGCGCCGCATCTGAATCGAAAGCGGAGTGATGCAAAACGCGGGTGCGGAGAATACCCCAGTAATAAGAGctgagggggagaaaaagcgAAGGAGGCGTGATGCCATCGTCAGTTGTGCTTAGACACTTGGCATCACCCTCCTTCATTGGCTCGTATCCGACCCACACCACATCGTAATCGAGGAAGGCATCAGGAAAAAGAACAAAGCAGCACTCCAGCTGGTCTTCCtagccgccctcctcctccgtcccAACCGCCCATTTTTCGACGTTTCGCCGTGCAACCACTCCtgcgtgtggcgctgctgcacaaccGCTGCCATCGAGCCCTCCCTCGCCCATCGCGCTGTCCGTCCGCAAGGCGGCAAGGGCAAAGGACAAACACTAAAAaccggaggagggggaggagagatgATGGCATCCCCCCGGGCACGAGAGCACGTGAAGAAGGCACAactggaggggggggggagtggaagTGGCCACGAAGAAGGATGAGGGTGGCACCCCTGGACGGCAACACCTGATAACGCATGTCCGccgccagagagagaaagagatgcaCGTTGTGTTACGCATGGAAAAATGTGGCAGCGTGCACGTTGTAAAGAACGGCTGTGCGtatcccccctcctccctccctccctccctccctctccaatTTGCTCGAAGTACGCCGCAGAGacaggagaaggggaaaacagaaaagaaagaggggatGGTACACAgtggaggggtgggtggacCACAGCCCCGACAGAAgccacacaagcacaccgccgcacagcttCCAAATAAGCACGCTGAAGAAGTTGTgacgcagaggagagaagcatCCAGCCAACGTGTGCGGCGCAtaacagaaagagaaagtcAGTCCATTTTTGCCGCCTATGCAGAGCCATAAAGTTGcatggaaaagggggggtaGGGAAGAATGAGAACCTCGGAGCTGCGAAAGCGCTAGTGACGGCAGGAGATGGGCGGAAGTagaagggagaggtggcggaggtTATGAACGGATCAGCAAGACcaaaaaggcaaaaaaaaaacgagtTCGCATTGAAGGAAACGGAGAAGTGACGCTTTACAGCGAAGTAATTCGGGGGAGCCCtaaaagaggggaagacaGAGGGGTGAGGCAGTGGCGGCCAGTGCGGGAGTACGGGGAGGGTACAGCGGTAGAAAAGCGCGGTGGCGGGTCTCTGAGAAGGGAAGCGCGAGAAGACCAAATAAATTAGAACTTTTCACCTCCGTATTACAATAAACGCATGAAGCGAGATTGATTGAGCTCCCCATCCCATCGACAGGCACAGACAAGCACACAAACGCTCCCACCTCCCTGCAAAAGCATCACCACACCTCATCCTCTGAAAGAGTAGACGCGAACTCGAAACGATTTGCGCACACACCACGTCATGAGAATGCATGAGAGACGAGAACGACAATATGAGCGCCTATACGCGAAGACGACGTTGCTCTCACATGCGGCGTGGCGCACGCTAGACTACAGGAACATCTCACATTGACAGAGTGGCACCGCTACCTGTTGAAGAGCAAACAAAAACTaaaacgcagcagcacctgcacgaAACTGGGCTCCATAAGAAACGGCACAGCCACagaaagacaaaaaaaaaaaaaaacaataaACACAACAACACCGCTGTGTTTCCCATATCATCATAAAAAAGCCTCCGCTGGACGGTTTCCGCAGGCGTCGGATTCGTACAGCCAACAAAAGTAGCGCCATGACACGTATCCTACTCGTGCTAAATCTCGCCATAGATGGAGCTGGCCGTCCCCCACACGACGCCAATGACACCGACGATGAGCAGCAAGTACGTGGAGAGGTAGTGGTACCACCCAACAGACGACAGCGACCAGCTGCCAGCGTACATGACCATGAGCGCCGGGTAAATAAAGCCGATGAAGCCGCCAGAAAAGCCGCCAACAAGGCCAAAGGCCACTTTAACATTCGGAAGAAATAGCCCAGCCACCAGTGAGAGCAGTGCCATGaggccgcacacacacgcgttcTTCCACCACTCAAGCGTGTGCACATCCACGCGGATGCAGTGGTAGATGGCATCGCGCACCGGGATCATGTGCAGGCCGTATCCGACGCACAGCTTGAACAGGATACCCGCATAGCCGACGCCCATCATCTTATCCTCGATGGGGTTGTAATGCCTCAGCGCGGAGCCCGTCATCGCAGCGCCGAAGTCGAGGTAGCCAAAGAGCCCAGCGAAGAGGTACAGCACAAACACCATACCAACCGCGATGCTAGCACCCAgcgtgaggcgcagcggcgtgggGTTCTTCATCTCCTCGTAGGACTCGTACGCATTCAGCTGCGAGACGAACGCAAACATGAACGTGGCCAGGCCAGCAATGGCGGTGTTGCCCGTGTTAAAGAGCCGAATCTCCGGACGCGGATCTGCACGCAGTCCATTTTGCACGCtgtgcaccaccatcgcGATCACAAAGTACACGATGAACACAATCGCGATGCAGGAGAAGTAGCGCAGCGAGTTGATCTCCTTTGGcaggcacagcggcagcatggCCACAAGCCATACGATGAAGGTGAGCAGGCGCTGGCCCCAGATGCCCAACAGGAACGCCGGCGTGCTGTCAGCGTTTTCGAGGAAGGCAGTCAGCACATCCTTCGCTGAGATGACGTACGAGACCTCTCCACCAAAGCTCAGAAACCACATGCAGAAGGCGAGGAAGTAGTCGGCGCCGGGGCcgagcagcgtgcgcacaATCTGCTCGTAGTTGCGCAGACCAGTCCTGGTACCGGCCTGGCCCAGCAGGTAGTAGGAGTAGATGGTGAGGTACGCAACAACAATCATATAGAAAATCGCCATAACAAGACCAGAGGAGTTGAAGGCGTACGGGAGCGCGATAATGCCGGCACCGATGGAGGAGCTCGCCAGGTTGAGGCCCGTGGAAAGCAGACCGCCGTAGGGCACAACGTAGTTGAGGTACTTCTGAAGCTTGTTCGCAGGCATGCGACGGCGGGCAACGCGGTCGGCGCGTACCCTGTCCTGCATCTCGATCCGGTTCTTCGGGTCATGCCGCGAGAAGTCGTATGGGTCCGGCACCTCAGTGGAGGAAATGTCCTCCATCCCCTTCACATCCTCCCCGACGTATCCCTGAGTTACCTCCACATCGAACTCGGAGGACAGGTGTAGTTGCTCATTATGTTGCTGGGTCTCCGCGAGCTGGGAACCATGGTTTTGCGGGCGAGGTAAACCTGCGTGGCTCATCGTGTTATTGGCGTGTaggcgtgcggcggcggtggcgctgcatgAAAAGCCGCAGGACGTGAACAGCAGAGCTTTTTTAGATTTGAAAGAGCTCAACGAGGCTGGCTGACCGTCTTTTCCTtagtctctttctctcataGGGTGGTGTTCTCCAGGCTGTTCAAGTCCGCAGGAAGCCCAGAGGCTGGAAGTCGGATGGGCGTTGGTGCACGTGCGTTTACGCTTCTGCCTTCGCgcaggcagaggagaggaagagagggtgtcgGAATAATGGGGTGATGAGGGAGGGTGAAAAGGGCTGTTAAAGTGGAGGTTAGTGAAGTAAGTGGTTGggtgagcggcggcgcaacaAAGTGATGAAAGTTGCGGCCATGTGGGGTGGCCGTTGACGGAGTGGGAGTGGGGATGCGTGTATGGTGtgcagaggggagagggtcAACGAGaggtggcacagcagcgagaggag from Leishmania braziliensis MHOM/BR/75/M2904 complete genome, chromosome 31 includes these protein-coding regions:
- the AAT1.3 gene encoding putative amino acid transporter aATP11, giving the protein MSHAGLPRPQNHGSQLAETQQHNEQLHLSSEFDVEVTQGYVGEDVKGMEDISSTEVPDPYDFSRHDPKNRIEMQDRVRADRVARRRMPANKLQKYLNYVVPYGGLLSTGLNLASSSIGAGIIALPYAFNSSGLVMAIFYMIVVAYLTIYSYYLLGQAGTRTGLRNYEQIVRTLLGPGADYFLAFCMWFLSFGGEVSYVISAKDVLTAFLENADSTPAFLLGIWGQRLLTFIVWLVAMLPLCLPKEINSLRYFSCIAIVFIVYFVIAMVVHSVQNGLRADPRPEIRLFNTGNTAIAGLATFMFAFVSQLNAYESYEEMKNPTPLRLTLGASIAVGMVFVLYLFAGLFGYLDFGAAMTGSALRHYNPIEDKMMGVGYAGILFKLCVGYGLHMIPVRDAIYHCIRVDVHTLEWWKNACVCGLMALLSLVAGLFLPNVKVAFGLVGGFSGGFIGFIYPALMVMYAGSWSLSSVGWYHYLSTYLLLIVGVIGVVWGTASSIYGEI